The sequence below is a genomic window from Lolium perenne isolate Kyuss_39 chromosome 7, Kyuss_2.0, whole genome shotgun sequence.
gaacctgcgacgcgtgccagagattcgccgcaaaaccccactcttcggcagcagagctgatgccaataccattgtcttggccctttgcccaatggggtctcgatatggtgggaaaattatacaaggcctcgccaggagggtacgagtatatgcttgttgctgtcgacaaattcaccaagtggatagaagcaaagccgataaattcaccagatgcagcatcagcaataaaattcgtgaaaagcattgtttttcgatttggagtacctcatagcatcgtcacagacaatggcagtaatttcacgtccaaggaattcaaggcatactgtgaagaagtaggcatcaaattgcacttcgcgtcagttgggcacccgcaaaccaatggtcaagtcaagaaagccaatggtatcatctgcaacggtattaagaagcgcctgctaggaccgcttgaaaaggctcgacatacttggccagaagagtttcCAAGTGTTTTgtcgagtattcgaacaacaccaaatacagcgacacaagaaactccgttctttctagtccatggagctgaggcagtactaccgatcgaaatagagcatgattccccaagagtcacggagtatgacgaagaaacttcaagaagagcattagaggacgatgtagatgcactcgatgaagctcgagacgaagtactatcacgggtcaccaagtaccagcaggaccttaaaaattaccacagtcgacgactgcgcccaagatcctttcaggtcggagatttagtcctacggctcaatcagcagagtactgaaaaactcgagtcaccatggctgggcccttacatcgtcacagaagtaatcgaaggaggagcatacaggatcaaggacaagaagacaggggttccagagaaaaatccctggaacgtggcgcaactcaggcggttctacgcttagagtcgaaatatagtcctcctttataaaaatacaatgtactgaaacgcccgcgagttttcagacgcactcttttccttttcagggcaccgagtggggctgaaaaggtttttaatgaggcgggctcgcggtgctgcaatatagtaaaagatagtgatgacatACATCttcttcgtcgacaggctcgggggctcataacccacgacagcaaaatacatATATTCCCGCAAAACAgtaaaatcttcgagacgaaaaaatagtataagctccggccaaaggctcgggggcttcgtaatatagattacacttcacaatatagacaacttcatcaatacaaagaATTCAACGAAAAATATAGACATAATTTTTCGCAATATAGCACAACTTAgtcaatgcctaatatactatctatggatagacctttaTTACTTGTAGCAGTCGTCTTATgatcagcatagctccccttgacaaagaattcagaatccatccgaagaagttcatccataatttcttcggctacaggagtcacaacgTCATTGATTTCATCGACGTTACTTTTTCGcttcgatttcttggccaggcacttggacacaatcttcgtcagatctaattttggatggcagatctgtatcatgatcatggagaatcttgctccagcagtcaactgagctcgtacaaagttatgaatacgaggggcatctcgaaacttttccatcaagccgagaagagtatcgggagcttcatctcgagggaacatagtcttgtaaacaagggacaatgttctagtgcagaaatcaaggaattcgcgaacctgacaggcgcggtcttgaaacctgacaatctgttgggtccgctctggagtggcccagaacagagaaccgtggttaagagaaaggttaacgaggagATTCGTCCTTACGAtcaccctttcatcttcagcagcagcgtcgagaaaagAACCTATTCGGCGACAGAACAAGAAATTCAAAAAAAGGGATACATCAAAAAGGTAGAAGAAGTTCTGGGttgaaaaagcatacctgacatatccacactagtttcattcattagctcgagcatactattctctcgagtggttgccttttcagcttcagaaacagcagctttcttggcagctatggcttctcgagcttgttgaagggcaattttctctctttcagatgctttgcgggattgctccatcatcacaagagtttgcttcttcgcatgttGAAGTTATTGGCGAAGTTCTTTCAAATCTTGCGAGAGTgttttactcgaggaatcttcatcaGGGACATTAGTCACAAGCGCTTTCTTCGAGCGAGGGGAAGTGGGCAAAATGtcggaaggagcaggagttgaagtatagttatcgaacgtgaactgaaagaaaaggctcgacatcaatcatcaagaatGATAGAATTCCGTTGATTTTTTGGACTGCTTACAAGATATTACAATGGAGAAAGCCCTAAGAAACTAATGTGGTAggcgtcgccaaagctactttggcaacagcatcaaaagaaacaagaaaagaaagaaagggtggtctacttgacctccggcttcgatgcgcttggagcaggagttggtttaacGCCAAGATAGGTGAGGATCGGCTTTGAGGAAGGTTTGGCAGCTCTAATgagagattgccacttcttcgtttccatctgccctatgtcaccaaccttggtccagtcgacaTTTTGCTTGCTATCAGCAATCAGTGCGATAGTGCCCTCTACGCCAACCTTCGGGCCTTCTTggtgaagtttgagcccaagatcttctagcacgttgaagctcttggcaagagcaacaaaggtgttgggctcctctttctttgggaagaagtaggggaaaagcttcgacagacctgcctcaACATCAGTCAGGCCTTCGcatgcttcatccccatggatttcaagaagggtCAGCGCGTCGAGAAActcgtcgccttcaggaccatccacttcatactcttgatgagttctccctgaaaacaagCAAAGGGCAGCTCGTAAAGAAAGAATGCTCGGAAAATGTGAAGCAACCCGAGGAAATGCACAAGGATTCGAGTActcactaacaaaacgtcgactctgtgcTTCCAAGCGATTGAGGATCTTCTCCTCTCGAATAGCTTGCTCAGCTATtttgtcgctcaaagcagtttCTGCATCGTGAAGCCTCTTTCAAAGATCTTCAACACCAGCAGCGTCTGCCCTGGCTTTttcagcatctgccttggccttctgagcatctgattcagccttcttacgagccttgtcactttgctccaatttttgagcaagggtatcggcacgtttgttggcttccgcaagtttttctgtcaaaatagtcaaaaccagtcaaaaacacgacaagaaaggagtgagaagtcATGGGCTAGGAGAAGCAGAAAAagattaccttcagctttgctagcatattcacggtacccgacgaattgggcaccgaagcggatgaattccttaatcaaaggctgataaaagaaaaataaagaaagaaGGTATCAATATAATCAAAAGGTCGACAGCACAAAGCAAAAAAGAAGCAAACAATGAAAAAGTCGACAGCATCGGAAAGTACTCagggacttacatcatctaaaAGAGGAGTTGAGGAGCCACCCATTTGTAGGGCAGGCTCTGTGATTGACTCAATCCTTGtcctctttggcgaaggggcaaggGGGCTCGCAGGAGGAGTTGGATgatcggtgttttgttgaggaggcgacgattcttctccttcaacctgCACCTcagacacaactaaagtacgcgacgtactagttcgagcagtcacgtcaataGCTTGCGctccttcctcgtcatcactatagTAAAAATAACGACGATATAAGAAGCAATATAGACAAATATGTCAAGAGCAAAACAACATGAAGCAAgagataacttacgagctgatgagggcagCATCGTATGGGTTAAAAGTTGTCTTCTTatctgaaggatcaacttcttcggctttggaggtgccagaatcttcgacttcattccttttccttttgttccgtggagaaacagcaggaggaagggaatgTGTTGAAGCGGTGGCCTCAGAATCAGCATCTTtctcagaagaagccgcggatttgtgagaacccgcgacttcactttcgggaCGCGAGGTGCCTTGGTTGTCATCGTCGACAACAACACGTTCTTCAACTtccccaccctcaggaagaggaggaagagaaacgAGAACAAGATGGTTCTGGTAAAAAGTGTGTCGATAAAAAAATAATAAAAGAAGTTATGCAAAGGCAACAAGATAGTAGGAAACAAAATATTAAAACTCGATGAGACAATATAGCAACTAAGAGaaaaaaatacctcgggaagaggattggcgctactatatggcgcgatgcggcaagaagatggaattggatccttcttgttgagcgatgagattttgcggataagcttctcaaaatccttcaaaggaaggtcttttgagagcctgtcgacatcttcttcgccagcatacttccagaggggatttttgcgagcttgaagaggttgcactctaatcctaaggaaataggcagtgatCTCAATTCCcgaaagttccttgccgcgggtattctggagctcatggatgcgagtcatcagcgcttctgtcgccaatttctcagcttcagtggcttcagcatcccaagaacggcggcgaagaattttggcttctccgtcaaaaggggcgatgttgtcctccgctggattggagctttcttcttggatatacagccacttctttcgccagccttggacagagtcggggaatttgacatcgaaatactcgacgtcagaacgaacacagataacaacgccgccaatgttgtaggcgacgttgtgggagccattacggcgaaggCAAAAGATacatttccacagagcccaattaggttggaccccgaggaaacactcacacaatgtgataaagatcgacacatggaggatggaattgggcgccaactgatgcagttgaagcccatagacaaacaaaagaccacgaagaaactcgtggattgggggagaaagacctcggatgaggtggtcaacgaaactgacccgatatgcgattggaggcttggggtagctttcttccttggggaagcggagcgagctttccttcttgctgaaccccatcttcttcagcagattgatatcttgggcagagatcttggatctctcccactccgcgctttccagatccgccgtcgccattctcgactccggagtgctgtgtcttgtcaaacggatgcgaggcgGCATCAATGAACTTGGCGGCGAAGGGTGTGAGTGTGGTTGCGAGCTTGAGGCAGtgggagcaatggaggatttggcagaggagaagcagaggtgcagCGCGTGCGAAATAACTGAAGGAGGAAGATGACAcctttatataggggtgcggtgaatcgacgcaccgttggattgaGAAGTTacgggacagatggtgtacacatggataaggggtaaaaagtaatttcatataggcgcgaaagcacaggagctacagtacgtgcgccaaaaaaagtggaggacgtgtgtcccccacttgcacgacgtgtcaatacggTGTGTaagttgggcccgcaaggcagcgagagagaacttctcgcgttTTCCAGGACCAGCGgttgtggctatcgtcagcagtgatgtcacttTGACAAGAGGAaatttcgactcaacagcttcataaaaaggcgacagTAGAAGATTATGGATCAttttgagagcctttgatcaaatacaagtttttgatcaaatgctcgggggctactttggaaaaatgaaaagttagagaaagacaaaatagaaatggcgtgagcctatgatcaaatacaaatatttgctcatagcctcgggggctactcccatcgggagcgctgttcgcgcacccgagagatttgaaaatttcgagagagaaagaaaatatagcgacataaggcgtggagcctacacccaagcacaagtccttggctgtagcctcgggggctactcccatcgggaacgctgttcgcgtacccaatgaaattataaaaaaaagaggaagaaagaaaaaagaacaagagagtatatttcgagttatataaataactctacatatactcctatcgggagagcaatataagtcatccgttgactcaataaaatgtgctattccaacagccgaataagcactcgacaatatattctcagaacgccaaacttgcgaacaatttctgaatgccgcaaaactttacgaaggtaagaccccagatccgttctgtgtggcgtggcgccgtctctgacgtcggtttgctacttttttccatatcaacagatacgaagaaaatcctaacggacgcgttaggtacccgataaatatgactgggactcgacagaatggtgagaccttaagcggcacctgtcgaagtttacaccagtatcctgagatcatgtccagggacgtgatcttgaagtaggtttttgcggattgccactagagcagttaactagtacctgatccgtcagatgaactagcacaactaccattatccctgttgtcgtggatgtaaccacggcagatgctacggggggtagcacttcattgatgcgaggggaagggaacattgccatctacgggtcgaggtgcaagagacgcaagggttttacccaggttcagcccctccggagagtaaaaggcctacgtcctgctagatctttattgctcagtggagaattacaatggggggctcGATCGGCGGCTACACCGAGAGCTTacgggggagattggatctcaagtaaggtgtcctctagggtttaagctcggggtttatataagcaccccgatctagggttacatggagataactccgaatcatatcggttgctactaatccgggatccgctatccccctcgcaagtaatcttcttgtccagccgtgtggacctcctccttgggatcacggcccgATCGCCTTAGGGCCCGATCGCTTAAGCGATGGCGATCCACCCgagcctctatcttcatggcggCGGGATGGCGACccacccctatgggcatatccccatcggtagtccccaagcgcggtggtgatgaagcgCGGATCCGGAGCAAGTCTTGGAGAGGCGCGGTGATGGATCAAGATGAGTCGCCGCCGGGCTTCCAAAGATAAAGTCGCGGGTGCGGTGGCGATCTTAGTCGCCAGAATTTGATCGATCGATCGGCGTGTGACGATCGGCTACGGCGATCGCCGTTTGCCAGTCGACGCGTAGTCATCATAGAGACACGTGGAgaggccaacggctagatttcacgttgaccgaggcgcacaccgtttgcatgttgttgaccgttgggctcgacgtgaccgctaacggctagtttaacggctattcagccggTGACGGCGCAGATCTCGACCGTTGATTGCGGGCGGCGATTCTGGGACGATTCAACGAACAGATTTCATCCTCAATCTGAGCGAGTGCGGGCGGTATAAAGGGTCGCCCCTAGGATTAGGGTtcaacactcctccgcattcatccCCCATCTTCTCTTCATCTCATCTTCATTCCAAACTCCACACACATCCATGGCGGCGAAGGGTTGGGGCAAGTCGAAGGTCACgcgggagtctctcctcccgtatGTCGCCTCCGGGGTCATCCCGGAGTTTAACCAAGAGCGATGGCGGGTTCCGCCGGTGAACGAGACGGAGCCCCTCCCACGGCccggggagttcgtgatcttcatgagcttcctcgatcgcgggttcgctctccccacctccgatttCCTCCGGCAGTTGCTGGCCTTCTACAGCATCAAGGTTTCCGACCTCGGGCCGCACGGCGTCCGGCAGATTTCTCtgttcgtggcgctgtgcgaatgctactgggctgtccgccctacttcccgctatgggtgtccatcttccatgggcgggcgactcgaaccagcaagaacagcgaagcactcatcccaaacggggatcaccttccaggtgaagtccggaaagcttcatcgacatggcgctccccaagaaggcgcgatcgctgtggcgtcgtttctggttctacgccaaggagtacactccccgggcgaggtatgcattccccaatacagtcccgagccgagcgtcccgcggcgcctcaatgtccggtcgctgccgcgcgagcaggagaaggtggtgaaggatatgcgccaagcgatccaggcgctaaaagatgacggcctgacggcggtcgacatgtacaactgttggcttggccggcggctgatccccctgcggtgccgagctcaccccatgtgggagtaccggggacagaatgaccgcacccggtcgacggcgaccgagtgggacgagggcgagtaccggaaggcgcttGCCAAGATCACTACTGCCACCTTCACTTCCTTCGAAGACGGCTTGCAGCCCTACACCGAAGACACCCCAGCGCCTCGGGTAATGCTTCGCATGGCGACCGCACGGCCTGGCCGCGCTTCTTCCTTCGACTTGTCCCTTTGATTCGATTACGAGCGTTGGCAGAAGATCGCGGACCACCTCCCTCCTCACGCCGCGAAGGAACCACCGGAGATGACCgagggcgaggaggaagaggtcgacgaggaggaggagcgcaccgagtcggagtcggaggcgcgggacttcatcagactcccgcgcgggtcgaagaggggtgccgagtcctcgtcccagggcgcggctgaagaggaggcgacctctcgcccggaggacaaggcggagccctccaaggaaggggctgagccgctatcgaagcgactgcgccccactctcctggaagggtccatgaggcttcagcgtcctttgaaggacgcgatcgatgcgggagctcgggctggtccgggcgtaagagcgattcccacggtgaagtaagtacTTCTTGTCGGATTTGTCCTTCTTGCGACTGGGTGGGTGTCGACTCACCTCACCTCCTtgtaggtccaagaagaagaccttggcgaagccgcccgcggccggggtggcggccacgagggcggccgaggcaaagaagaaagccgcggagaggaaggcggcgccgtcCGACCTTGGGGCGCGGGGTCGGCTCCGGAAGAGCCTGCCGCCGGGAGCCAAGCGGAGAAGGAGAGCACTAGCCGCGTCGAGCCCACCGCCAACGTCTTTCCTCTACCCAGCATGGCTCGCGGGGGCATGGCGAGTGCAGCGACGGGTCCAGACGTTACTCCgcccgtggtggaggaggagtcgaCTGACGTTGGATCGACCGAGGGCGAAGGCACCCGAGGTTGAAGAGgacatcgtcgaggagggcggTCTGTCAGAGCCACTGAAAGAGTGCCggtccaaggccgccagggaccGAGCCCCGCCCAGTGACGCCGACACGCGGACGGGCGAAGTTCCATCGACTGAGGCGGTGATGCGAGCGGACGGGGCGACCGAGTCGCGTCATCCGCCGCCGTCTTCATTGACCTTCaccgagctccacacggcgcttggcgaggcgcatgtggtaagtgtcgctgaacacgtggcctagtcacccccagtccccgagggtcgacttggtctgaaagggcgagtcgagtctcttcTGATTTTCGTTTGTTGACCTTGGCATTTTTTGTTTGGTTTTCGCAGGCGGAGATTAAGCGGCTGACCGCgcttgtggaggaggcggcgcagaagaaccggaagctgatTGCCCTGGGCAGTAAGTCAGGCCCGCTCGCCGTCCTCATTCAGTGTCACTGGCCCTGGCGTTCGTTCTCACCGTTTCCTTttcttgtagcagaggcgcaggcaaaggctcttgccgaggctcgggaagggttcgtcaaggagtccttctaccgtgaagccgagttccgggcgcagcgagccgaagaggcccggaaaagggcaaagcggaggtggcggaattgacgaaggtcctggagcagaagggccgggagctggaggaCGTCATCGCCGAATACAAGGTGAAAGGCGGAGGCCGCGGCCCGGCGCGCGGGCCACTGCTCGTGGGGCTGCCGCGTCACagcgggaggaggtggcggcctttaagcagcagcacgccaaagaacttgctgcggagaaggaggcgtccgagggcatcgtcctggcggtgcaggccgagaagaccaacttcgaggcgTTCGTCAGagagatgtcgcggcagattcTTGGTAAGTTCTTGTCGTCGCACTTCTTGTTTATTTGCCGGGGGTTCGAGCATCTGAacacggcgagtcggc
It includes:
- the LOC139833659 gene encoding uncharacterized protein, with product MAAKGWGKSKVTRESLLPYVASGVIPEFNQERWRVPPVNETEPLPRPGEFRRVQTLLRPWWRRSRLTLDRPRAKAPEVEEDIVEEGGLSEPLKECRSKAARDRAPPSDADTRTGEVPSTEAVMRADGATESRHPPPSSLTFTELHTALGEAHVAEIKRLTALVEEAAQKNRKLIALGSKSGPLAVLIQCHWPWRSFSPFPFLVAEAQAKALAEAREGFVKESFYREAEFRAQRAEEAEAAARRAGHCSWGCRVTAGGGGGL